The segment GTCCATCATCTTTTAAcatctggcaaaaaaaagcacctgtaaaagttagaaagatttaaaaggaaattaaacaCACTGTCAAAACaataaagctaaaataaactttaaaaactaaaagtatTAAATTAATTCACATCTTTGTGTCggtaataaaaacaacacaaagatcTGATGGAGGTGTTGATTTAAAGGTCAGGAGGAACCAAGCCAGGTTCTGGTTAGCGGTACCATCGGGCTCCTACTGGACAGCACCAGCTACAGGGatgtcttcatcatcatcatcatcatcatcatcatcatcatcatcatcatcatcatcatcatcatcatcatcatcatcatcatttattTAAGAAGCACTTTACGAACTAAAAGCCAACCAAAGTGCtgtaaataacttaaaataggaaattaAAGGTAATGAGCAGCAAATTACGAGTTTGGGGGAAACAAACATAAAGTCAGAGATAAAAGGCAGAAGAAACGAGGACCGGCCCTGATTGGTCGCATTGTCTGGGTTTAAAAAGATGagattttacaaacatttaaaatccttaaagctgcagcagagagatgCTGTTCCAGAACTTTGGACCTGCAGCTGAAGACCTTCTGTCTCCTCTGGTGCTGATCCGAGCTTCTGGTCTGGAGATCCTCAGCGTTCTTCTGGACACATGTGGCTGTAACAGCTGGAAGTGAAGAGAGAAAACTAAAGCGAGGTGATGTGTCCGTGTCGTCTTGTCCTCGTTAGCAGACAGGAAGCTGAGCGTTGGGAACTTCTCAAGGTCATCACTGACTGGACTAACAAGAGATGACCAGTAGACTGGACCGCTGCACCGACACGCTTATTGAACTTAAATATGAATCCAGGAGATTCCTGACCGACACACAGCGGTCCAACATACGGCTGGCCAACATGGACCAAGGagtctctgaatcaaagcttcaCCCCAAAGTGTTAACAAACAGCTGGagataaatatgaaaaataacctcctggaatacataaaagtaaaattataatgcaacatagaccatctcggTATAAATGAGAAGAATtcttttattgtcccacagtgagGAAATTCGGGCAAACACAGAgtaattattagcaatgaaagagaagaaaaaagaacaaagtagtCGGACCTAAAATTAGCTCTGAAGAAACACTACGAGTAGAAGATTAAGTAAAGATTAAGTAAATGccagagtaaataaatatttctacgCTACGCTATAATATTTCTACGCTACGCTATAATGATGtagcttcctctcagctgctgctccaacagaccaggaagatggctgatgccaccacagagttaaagaaggtctccaggagccagaagacctcagccatattaaataatgttttaaaaaatgtcaatattgtaaacctaaaagcttttctttcttcaaacCAGGTTTCTATAGATCGAGTTGATGCATTTGCTGGTTCTTACCAACCTTTTTGATCACCAAGCCGACGGGACAAAGCCAGCGTTAGGAAACCTCTAAAATAACTGCCTAAAACTGGGATCCAGTGTGTGGCGCATTCCTTCAGAGACTTACCATTAATGTTGTCTGGTAAAGCAGCTTTATTGGGACTGATTTTCTCAAATATTGAAATTAACTCCTGATCCTTTAATGTCAGGATACTGTGGATAAACTTTCCTTTCTTCCCGTTGTTGCATTCAGACTTCATCCAGACGTTTGTTGCATTTCCCTGACTTGGTTCCTGCTCAGCTTTATTGTTGTATTTGTTCTTCTGAACCCACCTCCCCTAAAAACAAATTCTGTGGTTTATAACATGCTTCAGTTCTTCATCAACTCTTGGGTAGATGTCTGGGTCGATTCtgacttttcttttattagtaATACGATCCACACAATAATTTATGGTTAAATTGAGCTGTTCATATATTGATGAGTTCAAAACTCGTCCTCAGCTCATTAACAGACGCCGTTGTCCAACACTGATTGTCTTACCAGCAGGACAGCACCAGGCCACATAGATCTATGTTACCTAAACATTTGTCTAATTTTATCTCTCGTTAGACACATTTCTTGTTCTAGGTTTGGGAAATGAGTAGAAACATCACATTTATGGAAATCAGCCATTAGTAACACCAGATTTGCACCTTATTGTAGCCGTCAGTTAAATAAACCAGAATAACTGTCTGAATGGACACTGGTTGCCcagaaataaatcaaagtaAGGAAATAAGTTGAAATTAGAAAATTATTACATAAGATAAACAGAGCTAATATAAACCAAGATTATAAACACTGTGCTGCACTGAAATGTACTAAGATAAAATACTCAGACAAAATGAATACAAGGAATTTCAAGTtgtgaaaaaaagtttagaaaaaaaacaaacaagaatatAAGTAAAAGAGTTTAAAAAGCAATGAGATGAGTAAGCGAATTTAGACATCAATGACAAGGCAAGAAAACTAAGATTGAATAAGCTAAAATAGACTAAGCTAATACATGGTAAGCTACGCTACGCTATAATGATGTAGCTAAGCTAAATTTAGGATGAGCTAAAATAGGATTAGCTAactctaaaataagatgatatgaACTACGCTAAAAGGCTGAACTGCACTAAGCTCACGTAAACCAAGCTAAGCTTTAGCTAAGATtagcaaaataaagtaaaataacaaaagCAAACTGTCAAACAGccaaaataaactaaagtgagaAACATGGCTAATGGTAAAAGCTAATCgaatataaaaacattaagtTATATTTAAAGTGATCTTGGATACTCAAAGATAGTTAGCCTAAAGCAGTATGTAATGCGCGAAGCAATATTTAGGTTGAGTCAAAGCCAGAAATAATAAAGTGTAGAAAAATAACCTAAGCTAACCTAGTTCTTAAACTATACTAAGGGAAAGCATGCTAAAAATGAAATCAACTAATAAGTGTTCTAAAATCAAATAACAAATGAACTAAGCTACAGTACAAGATTCATAATCATGGTAGATAAGATAAACCAAGCTAAGCTAAATAAAGATGAGATTAGTCCTTAGACATTTAGATCAGAACAAATGAAATTAAGAGAATACACTTCTGTACGAAAAGCTAAAATATGCTAATTAATGCTAAGCTAAAGTAGGACCATGTAAACGAAGCCAGTaccagtttatttattaaggtcaaaatgaagacaaaacacaaaagttaatttcatttaattgatttttaattcaccatttgtaaaaacaaattatcaCGGCAGGCTAAACAGAAGATATTCAGTTCAAGTAAAAAATTCCTTTGTTTTGGTCCAACAATCATCCAGACACAAAGAAAAGGTCTCTGAGAATCTTTAGTTTAATCATTGAgaagcatttatttatgtattgaaacggtttattttaaacataaaattgcTGTTAAATGTATAAAATTAGTCAGAGCTGTAATTCAACTAAGGCTGTTTAATGTAAATCTGTTATTTAAGCCACAGAGAGATGGCCAAACGGAGCGATTTGTCTCTAACCCGATGGTCTGACTGGAAGGTCGGCGCTGCTTTGAAAAAGGCTCCATGTGTTAGAATCCTGAGGATTAACAGTTTAGTTGCTCTCAGTAAAAACAACATGAGGCGAGGTTTATTTTCAGCAAACTGGTCTGCACCATCTTATGTCTGTGGTCATCAGAGCTTCACCTTTCTGTCTTCACCTGAAACAATCGGTCAAAAGACGTTAACGTCCCCAACGCGCAGATCTGAGCCGGTTCACACGTGAATATGAAAGATGgttcctttgttttgttctccAGCGCTTCCTTGACTCTCCTTCGTCACTCCGCCCTCCGCCCGCACCTTCTCAGACGGCGGCGGCGGCACTTTGATATTTGCAAACCCACTGGTGGGTTTCCCTCGATGTCGAGACCCGTCGCTCCACCTGAAGTGACTCTGCTGGCCACAGATCCTTCCCAGAATGCCCCTGGACACAACGGGCGAAAGCATCAGCATCACCACCGGCTCCAGGAAGACGTTACAGGAGCTCGTCAGCATCGCTATCGTCCGCCAATGAACACTTTGTTGCTGGACAAACCCCACGATGTGCGAAGTGTTGTAGGGGGCGTAGCAGATCACAAACACGGCCAGCGTGGACAGCGCCACCGCCAGGACTCTCCTCTTCCCCACAGGAGGCAAGTTTGAGCGCCACACCAGAGTGACGCAGCGCAGCGTACAGAAAGAAGTCACAATCAGGGGCACGATAAACAAGACAATGGCCATCTCCAGGCGCAGAGGCAGCAGCACCTTCAGCTGCGTCTCGTTGAAATGTTCGAAGCAGGCCGAGACTTCGTCCTGGACGCCGACGAAGTAAGCCCCGCCTTCAGCCTGAAGGCTAACCCCAAGGTGCACTATCACCAACGCCCACAAGGCGGCGCATGTCAAGCAGGACAGTCGAGCCCGGCGGTATCTCTTGTATATGATGGGGAAGGCGATGCTGAGGTAGCGGCCCACGGTGACGGCGGTGATGAAGAGGCAGCTGGCGTACAGCGAGGAGTAGAGGAAGAAGCTGTAGACTGGACACACGGGCGCTGGCAGCGTCCAGTCCTTCAGCAGCGTCTCTAAAATCTTCACGGGCAGCCAGGCCACCAGCGCCAGGTTGGCCAGGCACAGGTTCAGGGCGTAGACCACGTTGGGCGTGGCACCGTGTTTGCGAGCCTTGCGGATGTAGACGAAGAAGACGAGCAGGTTGGCAGGAAGCCCCAGCAGGAAGGTGAAGGTGTAAACAGAAAGAGCAACACAGTCTGTGACGGTGAGATCCATGTCTTTAGACGAGTCTGCCGAAGCGTGACGGTTTGCCAAGGTTTACCATGACCGATCAGGCAGGAGCGTCTAAAGCCAGACATCCATCCTGGAGGCTCCTCCGCTCACGTTCCGCCGCCGAGCTCTTCCTCCATGGTGCACAATCATCTCTGGTCCGGAGTGAAAGCTCCCCATCAAGTGACAACAGCAACAGAGGAGGCGGTGGCCACGATGTGGGCGCGTTGGGGGCGAGGTGCACACCACATGATGTCAGATAAGGAGACGCAGCCGCTCAGGCAGAAGCAAGGCGCATTTATGCCACAGCGGCCGGCCTTAATCACCCTCTCAGCAAAGGCCAACAGACAGGTAGCATCTGGACCCTTAAGTGAAATGATTCAGAATAATCTGAGCGGTTAGGCTGCCGCAGTGGACTGGAGGGCCCGGCAGTAAAACAGTAAATGTGCCCTCGGCTGATGGTGGATGAGAGGTTGGGCTCTTGGACCGGGAAATGTGTTGGTGGCATAAACAGTTTTATGGTGGAGGTAAAGTTCCTgtgacggagagagagagagaggggggggggtgtcacgGTGGAGGCTTTTTGGAGCAGAAAATCCCGAGGCTTTTTATTGGAGAACGTATTGAGATACCAAGAAATGCTCTTCTGAGAAGCAATCACAACAGGAGGTGTTTGTGTGGAGATCCGAGCCGGCCTCCTGACGGGACGGTTGGTTAGAAATGGTTAGGTTCTGCTGACATCAGGCGGTTCTAAGAACTCATGTTCCTGCTCCATGAGAATCTGCTGGTCTGCAGCCAACAGTTCAATTAAGGCAACAACTGAAGCTTCTAAAGTGATTTTTGGGGTTGAGAGAACAGTTCATTCACAGAAAAACCTTTCTGGATTTACAGTTTTCAATGATCTTCAAAGtttcagatggattaaaaacATCGTCCAGTGAGATTTATTGTGGTGAGGACCTTGTTTACCACATTATTTATCTACAGTCAAAGTTCACGTCCTTATCGCAGCCTTTATGCCTGTCGCGGCGGCAGTTGATCAAACACTATGACAAAGCCAAACAAAGCCATTAAAGCAAAAGGGTTGATAAGACGTGAGAGTGCCTAACTCTCAATTTCAATAAACATGTACTGGCGGAACAAATCTGGGAAAAATAGAGCTTTAAATCTCCTTTTAAAAGAATGCTTGAAGaataattttggaaaaaagaaacagaacatGTCAGCACAAGAACAAGAAATGTCCAAGACCTCCAACTTGCCACATGTGGACGGTTCTGTCAAAGCTCTTCTTATCAATTATACTGAACGGAGTTTTTAGTCAATATTCCTGATATTTATTGAGCATCAATCAGGAAATGTTCtcactcaaaaaataaacttctgcATTTCTTGTCCACCATTGTTCCATCAATCAGCGATACTTCTTTGATCGACGTTTCTCCAGCCTTTCTGAAGGACTTTCTATGTTTTTTCTTGGActtaaaatgttctgaaataatttaaactaaGTAAGCGGTGTCGGGTCTGAGCAGATGGTCTCCAGCAGATAACGTCCATGAGAAACAGGACAACATCCAGCAAAGACCTGAGAGACTCCGCTTGGAGCTAAATCCAGACTTTCAGACATTCAATCTGCTGCTTTTGGGAGTTTTTCATAGATTCAGCAACATCTACAGAAACAAATGATGTTTTTGTTGAAGACTGCTGGTAGGAAACAGTCTAAAGATCCAGATGCCGTTATTGCTGAGAACTACAGGGTACTTTACCAGAACTTACAGGGTCCCTCCAGGTACTTTCTTGGATCTTATTGGGTTCTGGTACGCTTCTAAAACTTACAGATCACTTTTTGAGAACCTTCGATGAGCCTGAACCATGTTTCTGGAACAAGGTACCTAAACGGCCAGGTTCTTTTCTGATGTGACTTGTAACTTGAGATAatacatgaaaattttaaagttTAGACCTTTTAATAAAACTAAAGAACGTGCCTGGAGCGCACGCAGCAGCTGTAGGTTGGCTGAAAGTAACATTTATTCACAGCTAttaacctggagctcaacggcataataataataataatgataatgatgataataataataataataataatgataagaCATTAGCATCAGTGTCCCATTGCCATGAGAACCGTGTGCTAGCCACTGTTATGTCAGCGCTGCTTTCAGGCCTCTTGCAACAACCTCGCCgtggtttctttgttttttaggaAGGTAGAATGCTGTCCTGCAAGCTGTATTGGGTCTGGTGGCTAGGTCAGTCAAGGTCAAAGCGGTTTGTCGTGCCGCCATCTTTGgttatattctttattttatttttttaaatcatccttGTCTAGCTCTGCTTTTTTGCTCTTCCTGTGATTTAGTCCTGTTTCGTGTTTGTAAGCTGTCATGTCTATTGTATTGTGTTGTATTGTGTAATATAtgtttgtaaaatgtatttgatgagATAAAGTTTTGGGGGAAAAAGTTCTGCTTGAAGATTCCTGAAAACCAAACTCCACACGTCGCCCGTAGCTTAGAGGACACCTAGCCACTGGGAAATCTAACACGCCGACATGTGGTCAATCATTTTCACTCCTTTAGCAATGTGAGCGTAATTAATATAAGACTTTAGATGTTATTCAACACGGCACATATCACACACCCTTACTTCTTGCAAAGTAACCTTAAGTCGGTTTTCCAATAAGTTCTGGGAACAAACACGGTCAATTATTCTTTACTAAAACATTCAACTAAAACAAAGTTCTTAAGTTTTCTATCAACACAACAGTAGTTCAGCCTTAGTACGTTTAGGAAGTCTATAGAACCAGAGATCAACGATTACAGGAAGGTAGGATCAGGACTCTTTGGACAGGTCTTGATGTGAAGTCACTTCTAACTTGAGGACTAGACTAGTTACCTGTCCTCAGGTGTGTCTCCTGTTTGCACATTAACTCTCGTTGCTCACCACTGGTCTGACGTCCACTCCTCATGATTGAAACCCTTCTTTCAGACTTTTCATCTGCTCGTAAATATCTGTGGGGCTCGGGTCATAACAGCAActggaataataaaaaggttaaaacaaataaaaggtaAAATCTGTCAGGCGGCTCGTCTCCAGGCTGACCTCCTCAGTATGTGAGGGAACGGGCCAGCAGCTGAAGGTCGCTCCTCCCGCTTGAGTTCATGAGCGGAACCAGCGGCGGCGCCGTCCTATCGGACCAGGAAGGAGATGCGATGCGGGTCCTGGTGTGGATGCTGCGCTGCTCCAGAGTCAGAGCCTCCTGCTTCCTGGAAAGGTCCTGCTGCATGCGGCTGTGATGGAGCTTCAGCTTCTGCAGAGAGTGTCTGGGAGAAGGAGACAACATCGATCATGGCTGAGGTCCAAAAGCAGCTCCAGGCTGTGCCTCTGCTACCAGAACTGGTCAGAACGTTGAAATAAAAGCTAATCTGCTTTAAGCTGATCAGACAGCAGAGAGAAGCAGGACTCACTGAGCTTCAGAGAGTTTCTGCTTCAGATCCTGGATGGTggcctccagctgctgcaccTCAGCCACCAGGCCGTGCTGCACCTGAACACCAGCAGCAGGGACAACCTTCACAGTCTGCTCCGTCactcagagctgctgctgccgctccaCAGAGACCCACCTGGTCCCGGCACAGATCCACGCCGCACCGCTGGGTCCGCGCCTCCAGCCGGGTGTGAGCCAGCTTCAGGGAGGCCGTCTTGGCCTGCAGGTCTGCGTCCAGCCCGCGGATGTCGCTCTCCATCTCTGCCATCTCGTCCTGGGTCTGTGGAGGACGACAGCGGAACGTGAGGAACGTCTGCCGACGGGTCAGAAGACGACGTTTCAGCCTCCAGTCGTACGTTTTTCATCTGCCACTGCAGCTCGTCTCTGGCCCGCTGCTCCTGGTGGGTCCGTTTCCGCAGAGCGAACTCGGTGGCTCTGAGCTGGGCCTCCAGCTCGTTGTGGAGCTGGGAAGCAAAGAGAAGCTCCACGGATCAGAGGGAAGCCCGGCACACAGCGTTTcctaaaagtattcacacccctaaCATCACACCACCGTCTTTTAAAGGGATTCTATGTGACAGATTAACACAAAGTAGGACATCATTGTGTCACGTAGGctggagaacatctgtgaacatcagaaGTCTGGCCACAGACTCTGGGTTGGATccaggcctggactttgactaggccgttctaacccatgaatctgctctgatctaaaccatcccataatgtctctggctgcatgttcaggatggtcgtcctgctggaaggtggacctccaccccagtctcctcCAGGATAACTGGGGATTCTgctccccacatcatgatgctgccaccaccgtgtttcacagcAGTGAAACCTGCAGACACTTGAGCTAAGGCAGCTGGCAAAAATCAACCCAGTCCTTCATAAACGGCACTTTGAGACATTAATCCATGCCTTTGTGTCCAGACTTACTGTAACACGCGTTAAATGGGGGTTACTGGGTCCTCCATTGCTCGCCTGCAACAGAATGCTGCTGCACGTCTATTAACTGGAACAACAAAGTATTTTAGCTTCACTCTACTGGCCGACCGTctattttaggattcatttcaaaataatttatttttgcttttaaagcctTGAATTGTCATAatgtgggttttgttttggtttctgtttgttttctgatcAGTTAGTTCACTTTCTTGCTTCAGGTTCTATTTCTTGTTTGAATTCTTTTATATCTTGTGAACGGTTGTAGTTTATCCTGTCATGTCATTAGTTTTAGTCATAGTGGttatttatgttatgtactTTGTCACAGTTCTCATCCTAGTACTAGTTCTAGTTTCCATGatgtgttctgttcagtcttttCCCTTCCTtgatcacctccacctgtttcaGGTTAATTAGTTtctctctgctcacctgtccgcCTGcttatttatacctgcctcagttctcTGGACTTTGCTAGAACCTCATTTCCCATATTTTTGGTAAGAGTCTTCCAGCATTCTTGTTATCTGCCTGATTTCCTGACCTGATCCTGTTGCCTGTTTCTGAGTCTTCCTGGTTCctgtcagtttttgtttttgcttggaTGTCAGCGCTGTACTCTGTCTgatccatcatcttcatcatcttcatcacctcaataaaccttttaagcaTTAGCCCAGGTAGGTAGCCCGCCCTACCTGTTTGAGCTGCAGGTCAGcagaccagcagctcctgacAGAACCTAAAGTCAGACTTCAGCTCAGAGCTcctaaactttaaaaacattagacAGGCctcttcatttttaaatctctttgttttaaatctcttcTTGAAACCCTCCTCTTCTCCTTGGCTCTTGATACCATGTAGAGTGTTGATTGTTGTGTATATTTTTATCGCGTGCGGGCAGtgcctttcattttattttactgcctTTATCTTTCTATTGTCTACTTCATCTTTTATtgttatatatagatatttagcgtgttttattttgttgtacagCACTTTAGAAACCTTGTGCTTGTTAAAAAGTGGATTGGTTGATGCGAGGAGCGGCCATGTTGGATCCGACAATCGGCCTTTAAGATTTCTCCGACTTTTCGAGGAGAAAGTCGGACCGTAGTTGATTTTTCCGATCAGTTCCGACTGTAAATGGAGCGCAACATTAGAAGCGGTTAAATGAACCACAGCAGGTAACTTAACGAGGCATTTGGTTGGACTGGACTTTATTTTAGGTGGATCAGAATCTAAAGAGGTTGTATAAAACTTTCCAGATGTTTATttggaaaatgttgaaaaccaggaatcattttccttccagttcatagtcatgtgctgctttgtgtcgGTCCATCCCATAAAATGCCAATAAATTAAAGCATCGCTTTGCTTTTAAACTTCTTCCTGTCCGACTCTTTCAAGTTAAACAGATTCTCCTGCAGAAAACgtaacagcgccccctgctgaggGTTTACCAGCTGTACATGTTTATTTCTAAAGGTGAGCAGCTCCAGCTGCTGAAACGCGTCTCATCAGTTTGTAACTAAGGTTTATTT is part of the Fundulus heteroclitus isolate FHET01 chromosome 13, MU-UCD_Fhet_4.1, whole genome shotgun sequence genome and harbors:
- the LOC105916901 gene encoding free fatty acid receptor 3, which produces MDLTVTDCVALSVYTFTFLLGLPANLLVFFVYIRKARKHGATPNVVYALNLCLANLALVAWLPVKILETLLKDWTLPAPVCPVYSFFLYSSLYASCLFITAVTVGRYLSIAFPIIYKRYRRARLSCLTCAALWALVIVHLGVSLQAEGGAYFVGVQDEVSACFEHFNETQLKVLLPLRLEMAIVLFIVPLIVTSFCTLRCVTLVWRSNLPPVGKRRVLAVALSTLAVFVICYAPYNTSHIVGFVQQQSVHWRTIAMLTSSCNVFLEPVVMLMLSPVVSRGILGRICGQQSHFRWSDGSRHRGKPTSGFANIKVPPPPSEKVRAEGGVTKESQGSAGEQNKGTIFHIHV